The genomic region CCGCCGAACTGCGGTCTCGCGGGCACCGCGTCCGGTTCCTCGGACACCAACAGCAGGCGGCGGAGTTCGAGGCCCAAGGATTCGACTTCACGCCGTACCGCGCCGGGCGACCGTACTCCTCGCTCGCGGCCAACTCCCCCGCCACGATGATCTCGCTGTTCTCGACCCCTGGTTTCGGGCACGACCTGCTCGCCGAGGTCGACCGGCAACCGGCCGACCTCGTGGTGATCGACTGTTTGTTGCTCAGCGCCCTGCGGTCCGCCGAGCGGGCCGGGCTGCGTCACGTCGCCCTGGTGCACCTCTTCTACCAGTACCTTCGAGGCAGCTGGAGCCGTGGACCCGTCGGCCTGCTCGCACGGCTGCGCGGCTACCGGCCTCAGCGCTCCTGGTCGGCGGCCGACCTGACGCTGGTCGCGACGCTCCGCGACCTCGACCCGGCCGGCCGGCGCAGCTGGCCGCAAAGGGTGCGCTACACCGGCCCCGTCCTGCGCCCCCCGGCGCCGGCCGCCCGCGAGGCCGAGGAGCGGCAAGCGATCCTGGTCAGCCTGAGCACCAACAACTTCCCCGGCCAGCCGCAGGCGCTGCAGGCCATCCTCGACGCCGTCGCGGACCTGCCGGCACGCGCGATCGTGACCACCGGGCCCGCCGTGGACCCGGCTGCCCTACGCGCGCCCGCGAATGCCGAGCTGCACCGGTTCGTCCCGCACGACGAGGTGATGCCTCGGGTTTCCCTGGTGATCGGGCATGGTGGCCACGCCACGACGATGCGCGCTCTCGCGCACGACCTGCCACTGGTGGTGATGCCGATGCATCCCATGATGGACCAGCCGATGGTCGGCCGCGCCGTGCAGGACGCCGGCGCCGGCCGGTTGGTCCGCAAGGGCGCCCGCCCCGGCGAGCTACGCGCGACGATCGCCGAACTGTTGGCGGACGGCCCGCACCGGCGGGCCGCCGAGCGGCTCGGCCAGCAGATCCGCGACAGCCACGGTGCGGCAACAGCGGCCGACGCGCTCGAGTCGCTGCTTCCTGGCCCCCACGGCGCTCTGTCTCCGCCGCACAACCCGCCCACGGATTCGGTCCCCGCCTGAGCACACCGCCGACGTCACCGCCTGGTTCTTCCGACGCGGGCCTCAAGCCACCGCCATGACCGGCCAATACACCCCGCACAGAACCCGGAGACGGATCTCCTACCGGGGGCCGTGGATGGCCGGCCGCTAGGACGCCTGGTGGATGGGCAGATCGGCCAGCCAGACGTCGGCCAGGTCGCTGAGGGGGACGTCGAGGGCCTGGCTGAGGCAGACCACCGTGCCGAACGCCGGTGCGGGAAGGCGGCCCGCCTCGATCTTGCGCAGCGTCTCCGGGGAGATGCCGGCCGCCAGGGCCACCTCGACGAGGCTGCGGCCGGCCCGCGCGGCCCGGAGGGCGACCCCGAGGCGCTGACCCGCGGCGATCTGTTCGGCGGTGAGCGGTTGGCGAACCATGCCAGCAGGATATCTCTCCGGAGCAGCCCCGACCCGACGTGGTATAAAAATACCGCACACGGAGAGGGAGGTTGTCGTGATCGAGCTCAAGTCCGCCGAGGAGATCGGCCGGATGGCGGTGGCCGGCCAGTTCGTCGGCGAACTGCTCGCCGAGCTGAGCAGTGTCGCCGCAGTCGGCGTCAACCTGTTGGACCTCGAACACCACGCCCGCCGCCGGATCAAGGAACGCGGCGCCGAATCCTGCTACTGGGACTACGCCCCGTCGTTCGGGCGCGGCCCGTTCCGCAACGTGCTGTGCCTGTCGGTCAACGACGCGGTGCTGCACGGCCTCCCGCACGACTATGTCTTGCGCGACGGCGACCTGCTCAGCATCGACATGGCAGCCGGCATCGACGGCTGGGTCGCCGACTCCGCTCTCTCCGTCATCGTCGGCGCCCCCGATCCGGCCGACCTGCAGCTGATCGAGGCCACCGAGGTCGCACTGGAGGCCGGCATCGCCGCCGCCCAGCCCGGCGGCCGCCTCGGCGACATCTCCGCCGCGATCGGCGAGGTGGCCCGCTCCTACGGCTACGGCGTCAACGCCGAGTTCGGCGGCCACGGCATCGGCCGCACCATGCACGAGGCCCCGCACGTCTCCAACAACGGTCGCGCCCGCCGCGGCCTGAAACTCGACCCCGGCCTCACCATCGCCATCGAGCCGTGGTTCTGCCGCTCCACCGACAAGATCAAGTTCGACAACGACGGCTGGACGATCCGCTCCGCCGACGGCTCCCGCACCGCCCACTCCGAACACACGGTCGCCATCACGGCTGCCGGCCCTCAGGTCCTGACCCGCCGCCCCACTCACGGCGCCACCTCGGCCGAACCCATCGAGAAGTCCGCCACAGCCTCCTGACCCACGGCCCGTCTTGGGCGTTCCGGGGATGCGGCCCGCCGCGGCTGCGCCGCCCCGAACGGGCCGACGAATCCGGTGGCACCGTTCAGCAGACCCGTCGTCGTGCAGCCGAGCCAGTCGACTGACCCGATCTTCCTGCGCCTGCTCCAGGTCAGGAGAAACATGGTGACGAGTCGCAGCTCTGCGGTCGTCACCAACGGGGAAGGCGGAGCGATCTTGAACTGGCCAACGCTCCGGTGCGCGCTGAGGGTGCGGGGTCCACGCCCCGCCGACGATGTCTGGGACCGTTATGTGCGGCCGCGGCGCTGGCCGGAGTGGTCGCCGCAGATCAGATCCGTCGACTACCCGCACGAGACGTTGCGCGCCGGTACGGCCGGGGTGGCGCGCGGGCCAGGACGCCTGCCGATCCCCTTCCGTATCACGGACGTTGTCGGTGAGGGCCCGGTGCGGAGTTGGTCCTGGACGGCGTCGGTGGCCGGCGTCGAGCTTCGTCTACGCCACACCGTCGAGGTGGCGGGGACCGGGACAGGAACTGGCTTGAACATCGACGGGTTCGCGCCCGTGGTGGCGCTGTACATTCCCGTTGCCCGCTGGGCGATACGTCGCCTGGTGCACTAGTCAACCCTCCGGCGACGTCACCCGGACCGAGGTTCGCCGCCATGCCGGCGAGTGGTCGCCGGGCACGCGGACACACCCTGGCCGCATGGCGCGACCGGCGATGGCCTGCCCGCGTGGCCCGCCACGGGCTCGCGCCCAGCGGTGATGGCGACCCGCCTTCGACGCGGTGGACCCAGATCAGGCAGTCGTGCCAGGCGACGCGCCGTCAACGCGGTGGACCCAGATCAGGCAGTCGTGCCACACGTCCCGCTCAGGATCATCCGCGATCCAGGAACGGCAGTGTCGCGGCAGGCGTTCATCGAAGCGATACCCGGCTCGTTCCGCCAGCCGCAACGACGGCGCGTTGGCTGGATTGATTTCCAGCCAGACCCGTTGCAGGCCGGCATCCTGGTGAGCCCATCGGGTGACAGCCCGAACGCCGCGCAGCCCGAACCCACGCCGGCGCTGATCCGGGCGAACCCAGTACGCGAGCTCCGCAGCCTGCGCGCCGTCCGGCATGAGGCCGACCGCGGCGACAAGCCGTGACCCGTCCAGCACCCCGTAGGAGACCTGCCCTGCTGACCGGTAATCCCACGCCAGAAGAGCAGCCCGTGCCTCCCGCAACGAGTAGGGGCCCGCGGGGAGAACATCCCACAAGGCACGGGCCGACTCCTCGCGAGTGGCTTCCACCAGCAGATCTGCGTCCCGCGCGGTCAGCGTACGCAGCCGCAGGTCGCCGAGATCGAGATCCATGACCGGGTACACGCCAGCGATTCTCCCAACCCAGATTCCCAACGGACGAGGACGGCAGCGAGACGAGCACCGGGACGAGGTACGCCACCGACACCCAAGCCGCACCGCCCCTCGTCGCAAAGCTGAACCCCGCTCATCACCTGCGCCGCGCCCACCAGCGCCCCCCGCGTCGCACCGCGCGTGCTCCGCCACCGGATCCGTCCCCGGATCCGCCATGCCGCCCGACCGCGGTGATGAGTTATCGCGCCCGCACCCGTCACACCTATGACCGGACACGACGAGGCGGAAGGATGACGTGATGAGTGCGGACACGCGGCTGGAGGAGCTGGGCGTGAGCGGGCTGGGCGAGGTCGACGAGCGGGCGTTCTCGGGGCTGGCGGAGCGGCACCGGCGGGAGCTGCACGTGCACTGCTACCGGATGCTCGGGTCGTTCGAGGACGCCGAGGACACCGTGCAGGAGACGTTCCTCCGCGCCTGGCGGCGGCGGGAGACCTTCGAGGGGCGGTCGACGTTCCGGGCCTGGCTGTACCGCATCGCCACCAACGCCTGCCTGGACCTGCTAGCCAAGTGCCGCCCGGAGCCCGCGACCGGCGGCGAGGTGCTGTGGCTGCAGCCCTACCCGGACCGGCTGCTCGACGAGCTGCCCGCGGGCGACGCGGACGAGCCGGAGACCGTCGCCGTCGCGCGGGAGACGATCGAGCTGGCGTACCTGGTGGCGGTCCAACACCTCGCGCCGCGCCCGCGGGCCGTGCTGATCCTGCGGGACGTGCTCGGCTGGCCGGCGAAGGACGTCGCGGAGCTTCTCGGCGACTCCGTCAACTCGGTGAACAGCGCGCTGCAGCGCGCCCGCGCCGGCATGCGGGAGCACCTGCCCGCCGAGCGGCAGGACTGGACCGCTGGCCAGGAGGACGCGGGGACGCGCGAGTTGGTACGCCGCTTCACCGACGCGAGCGTGGCCAAGGACATCGACGGGCTCGCCGCCATGCTGCGGGACGACGTGCGCTGCTCGATGCCGCCCACGCCGGGCCTGCACGTCGGCCGCGACGCGGTGGTGAACGACTGGGTCGAGGATGGCTTCCCAGACTTGGGGCACCTGCGCGCGGTCCTGACGTCCGTCAACCGGCAGCCCGCCGTCGCCTTCTACCTCTGGCGGAAGCAGGAGGACGCGTACCTGCCGCTGACGATCGACGTCCTGCGCGTCACCGGCGGGGCGATCGCCGAGATCGTCATCTTCCACGACGACCAGTTCCCGCGGCTCGGGCTGCCGGAGCGCCTGCCGGCGGACGGCACGGAGTAGTCCCGGTGTGGACGCTCGCGCTACGCGGTGGCGCGCGTGTCGCGGTGGTCGCGGCGGAGTGGTGCGACGCGTTCGGCGTCGTCACCCGCGGACGGGTGCAGCTGGAGCTGCGCGACGGCGAGCCCGGGCCGGTCCTCGGACGCGACGCCGGGTTCTGGCTCCGCGGCACCGGCGTCCGCGCCCTGCGGAACCCGGGCCGTCGCACGGCGACGGTGCGCATCGTCACCCGCGGGGCCAGGACCCTCACATGCCAGTCGACACACCCCGTACGCCAGCTACCAGATAACGGAGGAACGACATGAACAGCATGAATGACACCGGGGTCGCCGCGGGTCCGGCGTCCGGCCAGATCCGCCGCACCCACCGGCTCCGCAGGCTCGCTGGCATCGGCCTCATGGCCACGCTCGCGGCGATGGTGGCCACCACCCTCGCCGCTGCGCTTGCCCAGGCAGTCGGCGTCGACTTCGAGATGCCCGATGGTGGCGAGACGATCCCGTTGTCCGGGTTCGCCGTGGTGACCGGCTTCTTCTCGGTCGTGGGCATCGTCATTGCCGTCGCTCTTCTTCGGTGGAGCGCTCGCCCCGCCGAGCGATTCGTGTGGACGGCAGTGTCGCTGACCGCGATCTCGTTGATCCCGCCCCTCCTCTCCGGGGCGAACGCCGCCACCACCACCGCCCTTCTCGGGCTGCACCTCGTCCCCGCGGCGGTGATGATTCCCACCCTGGCGCGAGCCCTCCGCAACCGGACCGATTGACGACTCGCAACACGACCCTGCCCGTCCTCGGCGGCCGCGGTCAGCATGGGCAACCGCCGGGACTCATCCGTCATTCAATGAGGCGCGCACATTGACCCCGGACGGCATGACCTGTTGCCATCGGTGGGTACAGAGAAAGGGTGCAGACCGTTGTCGTTCTCATGGCATTGAGGTTGGCGCGCACGTTCCTGGAACGCGAGTTACCGGCTGGGGCGGTGCGCGTCATCCCCGATCCAGCCGTCAAGCGGCACCGCGACCAGCACCTGGCCGAGCGGGTCGGGCGGATCCTCGCGGACGGCCGAGACGTGGTCGTCGACGCCCCGTCCCGAACCACCCGACGGGCGGTCATGACTGCCGCAGCCGGCCACCGCGCGCGTTTGATCGGATACTGGGCGCGGCCGCCGAAGCTGGGCATGCCCTGGATCCTCGAGTACGAGCCGGAGTACAGCCAGCTGAGCCGGCGCCCGCGCAAGGCGGACGGGTTCGACGCGCTCTTCGAGATCGTGGACCCGGAACAGGAGTACCGCCTCAGAGAGCTGTGAGGCCACCCGACGCCGCCCGGTGATTGCTCGCCCGATTACCGCTGCCGGGTGGCCCGGTCACACCGACGGAATGTAGCACCCAGCCGCGAGTAGATCACACGCCGCCGGGGTCCGTTCCGCGTCAGCGGTGGTGCGGGTTGAACCGGCGGGTCCACGCCCGGCCGCCTCGGCAAGCAGCTCCCGCAGTCCTTCGGCGAGGCCGGCGCTGCCGGTGACCGGCTGGGCGAACGGCAACCGGACATCGGTGTGCCCGTCGGACGCCTCCGCGCGGAGCACGATGCCGTCGGCGTCGACAGCGACCGGTATGACCCGCGCCGACGTGGCGGTCAACGCCGGGTCGACCAGTGCCGCGAGCCGGTCGAGGACGTCGCAGTGGTGCTGGGTGAGGTGTTGCAGGTGCACGGCTTCGACGGCGGCGAGCGGGTCCGGGAGCGCGGCACGGTAGGCGGCGATACTCGTCGTGGCTTCACCGGCACCCTGAGTGACGCAGACCTCGACCGGGTCGACCGCCCACAGCGCGACGGGGGGCAGGTCGAGCAACGCCATGAGGGTGTCGCCGTCGCACGAGTCCAGGCTGACCGGGTCGAACCGGCGCACGGTACCCAGCATCCGCACCTTGGCCCGCACACGGGACCGCACGGCGACCGGGACGAGTTGCGTCACGTCGAGCCGCACCGCGCCCGGGCGGCCACGCGCGGCGACCAGCAGGCCGCCGAGTCGGGTCATCGCGTCAACCGCGAGGACAACAGAGCCGTCGGGCAGGGCGACGTGCGAATCGACGAGGTCGACGGCGGTGTCGCCGAGCCCCAGCCGCAGGGACGGAGCGGCGGACAGGGCCGAGCGTGCCGTCACGGCGTCCGCCTGAGCACGCGCGGCGGGCGCTTCCGCCCCTGACACCTCCGCTGCGACGGTGATGTCAGCGGCCTGCGCCAGCTCCGCCGGCCGCCCGGCTGAATGGAGCGCCATGTGGATCCCCCCGGCCTGATAGTGCAGGTCAACTCGGCCTAGGGACC from Micromonospora sp. WMMD812 harbors:
- a CDS encoding glycosyltransferase, which translates into the protein MADVLFVTWDGGGNVPPAVGVAAELRSRGHRVRFLGHQQQAAEFEAQGFDFTPYRAGRPYSSLAANSPATMISLFSTPGFGHDLLAEVDRQPADLVVIDCLLLSALRSAERAGLRHVALVHLFYQYLRGSWSRGPVGLLARLRGYRPQRSWSAADLTLVATLRDLDPAGRRSWPQRVRYTGPVLRPPAPAAREAEERQAILVSLSTNNFPGQPQALQAILDAVADLPARAIVTTGPAVDPAALRAPANAELHRFVPHDEVMPRVSLVIGHGGHATTMRALAHDLPLVVMPMHPMMDQPMVGRAVQDAGAGRLVRKGARPGELRATIAELLADGPHRRAAERLGQQIRDSHGAATAADALESLLPGPHGALSPPHNPPTDSVPA
- a CDS encoding helix-turn-helix transcriptional regulator, with product MVRQPLTAEQIAAGQRLGVALRAARAGRSLVEVALAAGISPETLRKIEAGRLPAPAFGTVVCLSQALDVPLSDLADVWLADLPIHQAS
- the map gene encoding type I methionyl aminopeptidase; translated protein: MIELKSAEEIGRMAVAGQFVGELLAELSSVAAVGVNLLDLEHHARRRIKERGAESCYWDYAPSFGRGPFRNVLCLSVNDAVLHGLPHDYVLRDGDLLSIDMAAGIDGWVADSALSVIVGAPDPADLQLIEATEVALEAGIAAAQPGGRLGDISAAIGEVARSYGYGVNAEFGGHGIGRTMHEAPHVSNNGRARRGLKLDPGLTIAIEPWFCRSTDKIKFDNDGWTIRSADGSRTAHSEHTVAITAAGPQVLTRRPTHGATSAEPIEKSATAS
- a CDS encoding SRPBCC family protein; translation: MAPFSRPVVVQPSQSTDPIFLRLLQVRRNMVTSRSSAVVTNGEGGAILNWPTLRCALRVRGPRPADDVWDRYVRPRRWPEWSPQIRSVDYPHETLRAGTAGVARGPGRLPIPFRITDVVGEGPVRSWSWTASVAGVELRLRHTVEVAGTGTGTGLNIDGFAPVVALYIPVARWAIRRLVH
- a CDS encoding GNAT family protein, whose amino-acid sequence is MYPVMDLDLGDLRLRTLTARDADLLVEATREESARALWDVLPAGPYSLREARAALLAWDYRSAGQVSYGVLDGSRLVAAVGLMPDGAQAAELAYWVRPDQRRRGFGLRGVRAVTRWAHQDAGLQRVWLEINPANAPSLRLAERAGYRFDERLPRHCRSWIADDPERDVWHDCLIWVHRVDGASPGTTA
- a CDS encoding RNA polymerase subunit sigma-70, encoding MSADTRLEELGVSGLGEVDERAFSGLAERHRRELHVHCYRMLGSFEDAEDTVQETFLRAWRRRETFEGRSTFRAWLYRIATNACLDLLAKCRPEPATGGEVLWLQPYPDRLLDELPAGDADEPETVAVARETIELAYLVAVQHLAPRPRAVLILRDVLGWPAKDVAELLGDSVNSVNSALQRARAGMREHLPAERQDWTAGQEDAGTRELVRRFTDASVAKDIDGLAAMLRDDVRCSMPPTPGLHVGRDAVVNDWVEDGFPDLGHLRAVLTSVNRQPAVAFYLWRKQEDAYLPLTIDVLRVTGGAIAEIVIFHDDQFPRLGLPERLPADGTE
- a CDS encoding DUF6069 family protein, with translation MATLAAMVATTLAAALAQAVGVDFEMPDGGETIPLSGFAVVTGFFSVVGIVIAVALLRWSARPAERFVWTAVSLTAISLIPPLLSGANAATTTALLGLHLVPAAVMIPTLARALRNRTD
- a CDS encoding DUF2470 domain-containing protein — protein: MSGAEAPAARAQADAVTARSALSAAPSLRLGLGDTAVDLVDSHVALPDGSVVLAVDAMTRLGGLLVAARGRPGAVRLDVTQLVPVAVRSRVRAKVRMLGTVRRFDPVSLDSCDGDTLMALLDLPPVALWAVDPVEVCVTQGAGEATTSIAAYRAALPDPLAAVEAVHLQHLTQHHCDVLDRLAALVDPALTATSARVIPVAVDADGIVLRAEASDGHTDVRLPFAQPVTGSAGLAEGLRELLAEAAGRGPAGSTRTTADAERTPAACDLLAAGCYIPSV